The genomic segment CGGCGAGATTGGCCTCGCTGATGGCCACGTATTCACCGACGTTGATGCGCAACCGCTCGATCTCGGCGGGATCGTGCAGATACCAGCCGACATACTCGCTGCTGTGCTCGCTGGTTTCGGTGGGGTAGTAGCCCAGCCGCCGGTACATGTCGACACGAACACGCCTGCGCAGCTCCGGATCGGCGGCGATGCGCTCGTCGAGCCGCGGGTAGAGGTTCTCGCCACCGCGCTCCCACCGCAGCACCCACGCCTGATGATTCACGCCCGCCGACCAGTACGACACCTCGTCGTAGGGCACATCGATCAGTTCGCACAGGCCGACCATTGTCCAGTACACGGAGTGACACAGGCCCAGCACCTTCAACTTCGGCGCGACCGCGTGAAGATACGAGACGTTCATGGCCATCGGGTTGGTGTAGTTGAGCAGCCAGGCGTCGGGGCAGACCTCCGCCATGTCGCGTGCGATGCCGGCCAGCACCGGAAAGGTCCGCAGGCCGCGGAAGATCCCGCCGATACCGATGGTGTCGCCGATCGTCTGCTTCAACCCGTAGCGTGCGGGTATCTCGAAATCCCGCACCGTGGCCTCGTGCATGCCGACGGCGATGACGTTGATGACGTAGTCGGCACCGTCGAGGGCACGGCGCCGGTCGAGGGTGGCGACGATCTCCGGCTCGGCGCCCGCGGCGAGCGCCGTTGCGCGGGCGATCGCCTCTGCGGTCTCCAAGCGCTGCGCGTCGATGTCGTGCAGCACGACGCGCATGGACGCCAGTTCGGGAAACGACAGGATGTCGCCGAGCAACTCGCGGGTGAACTCGACGCTGCCCGCGCCGATGATGACGACGGTGGGCTTCAATGCACTGCCTCGGTGAGCGATTCGCCACGCTTCTCATCGGCGTAGACCATCAACGTCGAACCGACGAGCGCCAGCACGATGCCGATCGCCCCGTACGGGGACGGCAGGGTCTGATAGGCGATCAGCGAGATGATGACGGTGAGTGCCGGCGCGAGAGCGTTCGTGGTCGGCGCCACGATCGAGGCCTTGCCGCGCGCGAGGGCCATCACCAGGAACAGTGCGCCGACCGCATTGAGCACCTGTGTGATGGCGGTCAACGCCGGTGCCTGCCAGGGGAAGTCGGTGGGGATGCCGCCCAGGGAGAGCAGCGCGACGGGGATGAGGATCAGTCCGCTGATGGTCATCCAGCCGAACGTGGTGGCCTCGTTGACGCCGATGGTCGCCGTCTTGCGCATGAAATAGGCCTGCACGCCCCACGCCACGCAGATCAGGATCGACAACAACAGCCACGGGCCGGACGATCCTTCGGACTCGCCGCCGGTGATGGTGAACAGCACGATGGCGGCCAGCGCCATGACGAGGCCGACTGCGGCGAGCGGTGAAAGCCGTTCGCGGAGAAGGACCATCGCCATGAGCACGGTGATTGCCGGCGAGATCGAAATGATCGGGAAGATGAGGTAGGCCGGACCCATGGTCAGCGCCTGGAACAGGATCAGCTGACCGCCCGCGCCGGTGAGTCCGATGAGCAGCCCGTAGATTGTCGCTGCCGGACGGCGGTCCCACTTCTGGCCGCGCAGGATGAACGCGGCGGGGATGATCATCGTCAGCGCCCAGATGCTGTAGATCATCTCGTCGGGATAGCCGTATCTCGACGAAGGCAGGGCGGAGAAGGCGCCCCAGACGCCCCAGAAGAGAACGAGTAAGCCGGCGTAGAAGATCCAGCTGCGGGTTCGGGTCGCGGTCGATGTGGTCATGGTGACGTCACCTCGTCGGGTTGGTGTCGGAAAGGTGTTGGACTGCATCCGGACTCAGCGGATGTCCGCTGTGCTTGGCGGCGTAGAGCGCGCCACCGATCGCCGGGTCAAGGCGGGGGTTTCGGAGGTCGTACGAGGCGGAAGCGCCCTTCACTGCGGCGACGAACTGGGCGCGGAAGCCCTCGCTGGAGAACATGCCGCCGGAGTACGACACGGGGACGGTCTCCTGATCGGTGAAGCCGACGAGCGTGCGGGTCGTTTCGATCAAGATGACGAGCTCATCGACCGCGGCGGAGAGGATACGCGCCGATGCCTCGTCACCGGTCTCGGCGGCCTCGCAGACTGTTGTCGCCAGCGCGGCGATCTTGCTGCGGTTACCCTTCCAGGTGTCGATCACCAGGCTGACGACGTCGAGGTCGCCGACGACCTGCAGGCGCTCCTTCATCAGCTTGTGAAGCGGGCCTTTCGCCAGCCGGCCATCGCTCATCCGCGAGAACGCGTTGAGTCCCTGCTCGGCAATCCAATACGCGGACCCTTCGTCACCGAACAGCTCACCCCAACCACCGACGCGGTGGCCGACGCCTTCACGTTCGCCGTAGGTCATCGACCCGGTGCCACTGATGACGTTGATACCGTCCTCGCCGGCGAGTGAACCGGCCCAGCCGCACACCATGTCGTTGTCGCAGCTGTAGCGCCGGTGGCCGAGGACTCCGGCGGGTACGGCATCGAGTGCCTCGATGTCACCGCTGGCCTCGCCGTACCCGGGTAGGCCGAAGAAGGCGGCATCGATCTCGGCGGGCGTGATGGCTGCCTGAGTGCAGATGTCCGTAACACCCTGCGCCAGCGACTTTTCCACGATCTCGAAGCCGTCGTTGAAATAGTACGACGTCGGCGCTGTCGCGCGAGCGATCACGCGCCCCGTATCGTCGATGAGCGCCAGCGCCGTCTTCGATCCGCCGCCGTCGACCCCGAGATACCGTGCCATCGGTTACCGTCCGCTCTCGGTCAGGGGATAGATCGTGACGCCCTTGACCACGCGGCTGACCTCGCCGGACGGGAAGGGATTGTCCGGCGTCTTGCCGTGTTCGAGCGCGGTGAACAGCGCGAGGTACTGCGCGAACACCAGATACGGCAAGGCCACCAGAGCGTCGTCGAGGCCATCGAGCCCCGGCAACACAATGGCCTGTCCGAAGCCATCGGGCAGCGGTTCGGTGCTCACCACCACGACTGCGTCGTCGTCGAGCTGGCCGCGGATCTCGGCGATGATGTCGAGGTCGTAGCGGTGGGTGTACGGGTCGGTGGCGGCGTACACGACCACCAGGGTGTCGCCGTCGAGCACAGACTTCGGGCCGTGCCGGAAGCCGAGCGGGGAGTCGAAGTAGGTGTCGACCTCGCCGGCGGTCAGCTCGAGCATCTTCAACGCGGACTCCTGGGCGAGTCCTTCCAGTGCTCCGCTGCCGAGGTAGACGAGCCGCTTCTTCTTGGTGTTGGCCAGAGCGGCGATATCGCTCTGCATGCTCGCGACGTGCTCGGCAGCGGTAGCAAGTACCTCACCGTGCCCGGTAGTGGCCGGGCCGAGCAGGCGCAGGCACGTCAACAGCATCGAAGTCAGGCTCGACGTCATCGCGAAACCGGTGTCGTTGGTGCGTTCGGGCATGCACACGACGCGCGAATTCGTTCGGCCGGTGTGCGCTTTGGCGAGCGCACCGTCGCCGTCACAGGTCAGCACGAGATGCCAGATCTCGTCGACGAGGTCGTCGGCCAGCTCGGTGGTCGCCAAACTCTCCGGGCTGTTGCCCGATCGGCCGAACGACACCATCAGCGTGGGGGTATGAGGCTCCAGATAGTCAAGCGGGTTGGCGACGATGCTGGTGGTCGCGATCGCCTCGACACGGCGTCCGAGGTGCCGCCGGAGCGCGGCGGCGGCCATGTCGCCGATGAATGCCGAGCTGCCTGCACCGGTCAGGATGATCCGGACGTCCGGACGTCGCGTCACGTCCCGCAGAAGGGCTGCCGCGACGGGTTCCTGGCGGCGGGCGACCTCGCGCCAGACGTCCGGCTGCTGGCCGATCTCGAGAATCGTTGCGCCGCCGTCCTCTTGGGCTGGCGTGGAATGAGTCATCGGTGATCTCCGGTCAGGTTGGCCTTGGGGAAGCAGGCCTGGGCGTAGGGCCGCATCGCGTCGCGAATTCGGTCGATCACCAAGGCGTTGGCGGTGAGCTCCAGTTCGCCCGCGCGAATGCGGTCGTACTGGTAGGGGAGGAATTGGCTGACGAGCGGCAGCGGTATGCCGACGCGGTCGAGGTTGTCCAACAGCGCGCGGCGCGCGGCGTCGACCTCCTCGTCAGCCCAGTAGTACCTGAGCCGGTCGCTGTAGCTGTAGCGTCTGGCCGTCTGCTGGGTATGCGGGTCTCCGTCGTAATAACCCTGCCAGTATCCGGGATTGGCGAGCATGCGGCGCTCGACGACATCGATCAGGTCCGAGCGCGACGGCCCAGGGATCAGTTGATCCTCGATGTGGGCAAGCGCGAAGAGCGCTTCACGCATCGCGAACGTCAGGCCGGGGCCGACTTTCAGTACCGCCCAATGGTCTTCGACGAGTTCCCGCAGCTGTGCCGGGCGCTGGTAGTCGGTGGAGTGTGCCTCGAAGACAAGATGCTGCTCGTCGTCGAGGACACGACGCAACTGGGCCGTAGCGCTGTGCTGGTAGTCGATGACCTGCAGGTGATCGAATTCCACGGCCGGCTGCACCACCAACGCCATCACGCGCGGCCAGACGTGGTCGAGGCCGGACTGCTCGAATGCGGTGCGGTGTGCGTCGATCGTGCGGCGGGCCCGGTCGGGTGGTGTCGGAGTGAGAACGCCGAGGGTCTCGTGTGCACCGCCCGGGACCGGAACCTCGGTGCCGATGACGTACAACGGCAGGTCGGTGCCGCTACGCAGCGCAGCTCGTTCAGCCACCGCCAGCAAGCGCGCGGTGCGCTCGGCGACCGTGGTGTCGTCGAGGACCTTCGGGTCGCCGGCACAGGACATGCTGCAGTCGAGGTGGATCTTGGCATAACCGGCCTCGACATATGCGGCGATGAGCGTCTCGGCCTTTTCCATTGCTGCGCTTGCTGATTCACCCTGCCATCGGTTCAGGCCAAGGTGGTCGCCGCCCAGCACGACACGGTCACGCGGGAATCCACAGCGATCCGCGATGGCGAGCACGAGATCACGGAAGTCGGCCGGACGCAGTCCCGTGTAGCCGCCGAACTGGTCGACTTGGTTCGACGTGGCCTCGATCAGCACGTGGGTGCCGTCGGCAGCGGACTGGTGGATGGCTGCCTCGACGACGGTGGGGTGTGCTGAGCACACGGAGTACACGCCGACCGATTCGCCCGACTTGTGCCTGCCGATTGTGTCGGCGAGCCAGCTTGTCCGATGCCCGGACATTTGCAACATAGGTTGATCATGGGAAGCTCGCTCAGAGTGCGCAATGCAACATCGTCAAGCGATCACTAAAAATGATCGTTTGACCGATCGCACTGACCGCGGATCAAAGGAGGCACTGCGATGTCGACCAAGCGCACCGATCGGATGCGTGAGGTGCTTTCACTTCTGCGTGGGCGGGGCGAAGTCGACTCGGAGGTTCTTCGCGCCGCGTTGCGGGTGTCGGCGGCGACGCTGCGACGCGACCTGAGTGAGCTCGAAGAGCAGGGTCTTCTGGTCCGGACGCATGGCGGCGCCCGCGCGCTGGACCCCAGCGGCAGCGAGATCCCGGTGCGGCTGCGCGATCACCGGACTATCGCGATCAAACGGCGGATCGCCCAGCATGCCGCCGCGTTGGTGCCCCCGGGTCCGCAGGCCGTCGCGCTGACCGGCGGGGTGACCACGAGCGAAGTCGCGCGGTCTCTGAAAGGCCGCCCGCAGATGACGATCGTTACGAATTCCCTGACCATCGCCGCGGATTGCGCGGTCGACGCCCACATGAAAGTGATCGTGACAGGCGGGTTGGTGCGAGCGAACTCGCTGGAAGCCGTGGGTCCGATGTCCGAGCACGCCTTCCAGGTGATCAACGTCGGCACGGCGATTCTCGGTGCGGATGGTATGTCGGCGGAGGTGGGGCCGACGACGTTCGACGAGGCTGAGGCCCGCACCGCGATGGCGATGGCCGCCAACGCGCAGCAGGTTGTTGTCGCTGTCGACGGCTCGAAGATCGGCAAGGTCACGCTCGCAAAGATGGTGACACTCACCGAGATCGACCACCTGGTAACCGATTCGACCGCCGACCCGGAACAACTCGACCGGATCGCAGCCGCGGGCGTGCGCGTCCACGTCGTCGAGGTGGGTGGTGACTGAGGCTGCGCGGCTACCCGTTGATGGCGGTGATCAGTGTGGCGACCGCCTCAGCCATGGCATCGCGCGCGGGCGAAAGGTATCGCCGGGGATCGTTGACGGTCGGGTCGGCCGCAAGGTGGTCGCGCACCGCGGCGGTGAAACGCACATTGAGCAGAGTGCCCACGTTGATCTTGGTGATCCCGGCCTCGACGGCCTTGCGGAGATCGCTGTCGGAGACTCCTGAGGAGCCATGCAGCACAAGGGGAACCGACACCGACGCACGTAACCGCCGGATGAGGTCGAAATCCAGGCTGGCGCTGCGCTGCGACATCGCGTGCGAGCTGCCCACCGCGACGGCCAACGCGTCGACCCCGGTCGCTGCGACGAAGTCGGCTGCCTCGCCGGGGTCGGTTCGCACGCCGGGCGCGTGCGCGCCGTCCTTGCCGCCGACCTCACCGAGCTCGGCCTCGAGAAACAAATCCGCCCGATGTGCCCATTCGGCTGCGGCCTTCGTCGCGGCGACGTTGGCGGCATAGTCGAGCGTGGACGCGTCGAACATGACGGACGAGGCTCCGGTGCCGGCGGACGCGTGGAGCAGTTCCTCGTCCTCGACATGGTCGAGATGGACCGCGACATCGACTGCCGCGCCGGCGGCGACGGCGGTGGCCGCCGCGGCGATGGGCACAACCTTTCCGTAATGGAACTTGACAGCATTTTCACTCAGTTGCAGGATCACCGGCCTACCAACAGATTCGGCGCCTGCGACGATCGCCTCGGCGTGTTCGAGGGTGATCACGTTGCAGGCAAGCACCCCCGAACGTGCTTGGTATGCGGCGGCGACGAGGTCGGCGGTTCGAGCGAGCGGCATCTGCCTGTCCTATCAGCGCGCCGCGCTGGTGTCCAATACGGGACCGAGGCCCGGACACGCCTGAGCTACGTGTAGCCCGTCGCCCGCGCTGGCCGGTCGTCGGCATTGGTGCCCTAAGCGGTGCTGCCACCGATGTCGAATTCGCTCATTTCGGCAGCTTTCACCCGGACAGGTTCAATGCGGAGGACACTGCAAAGCTGCAGGGTTTACGTGCGCACTCCGCTCCTGTCTCCCCAAGAATGCCGAATGCGATCATTGCTTCACTGCGGCTCACGGACCACATGTCTCCCGCTGACTGGGAAGCGGATGCGGCGGTGAGCACATTGTGCGGTGCACTCACCCACCGTGAGATCACACCTGGAGCCGACGGTTCCATGAATTCCTTTGTCGGAATTCAGTTCCTCGTAGGCGTGCGGTCCAACCGTGTCCTGGCCGGGGTTGTAGTGGCACCAGGTTGCGGATCGCTCGTCCCATGACGCTGAAGACGCCCATGACGAATCGCACATCAGATCGTTGGTCGCCGGGGATCGCTCTGACTGGGGTGTCCGGGCCGATGCAGGCTATTGGTGGTTTGTTTGCGATGTCGGCTGATGCGGTGCGGTTTGTGTTTCGCAAGCCGTTTCAGTGGCGGGAGTTTTTGGAGCAGTCGTGGTTTGTGGCGCGGGTGTCGTTGGCGCCGACGTTGTTGGTGGCGATTCCGTTCACGGTGTTGGTGAGCTTCACGCTCAATATTTTGTTGCGGGAGTTGGGTGCTGCTGATCTGTCGGGGGCCGGTGCCGCCTTTGGTGCGGTGACTCAGGTGGGTCCGTTGGTGACGGTGTTGATCGTCGCCGGGGCGGGGGCGACGGCGATGTGTGCCGATTTGGGGTCCCGCACGATCCGCGAGGAGATCGACGCGATGGAGGTGTTGGGCATCAATCCGGTGCAACGCCTGGTGACTCCACGGATGCTGGCCTCGGGTTTGGTTGCGCTTCTGTTGAATTCGTTGGTGGTGATCATCGGGATCCTGGGCGGCTATGTGTTCTCCGTGTTCGTCCAGGACGTCAATCCGGGCGCCTTCGCCGCCGGCATCACCTTGTTGACCGGAGTACCCGAGGTCATCATCTCCTGTGTCAAAGCCGCCCTCTTCGGTCTTATTGCCGGACTGGTGGCCTGCTATCGCGGGTTGACGATCACCGGTGGCGGCGCCAAAGCCGTGGGTAATGCGGTCAATGAGACGGTGGTCTACGCGTTTATGGCCCTGTTTGTGGTCAACGTCGTTGTGACCGCGATCGGTATCCGGATGAGTGCCCGCTGATGGCATCACTGCAGGCGTTGTATCCGCGGATCGCCCGTCAGGTCCGCCGAGCTTGTCAAGATTTTTGTGTAAGTAATTGTGCTCGTTGGGGTTAGAGGTAGGGGTTGATTCGTTCGGGGTAGGCCAGGGCGAGTTGGGCGAGGGCTTGTTTCCAGTTAGTGGTGATCTGGCCCTCGACGAGGCGGGCTTCGGCGGTGCGTTTCGTGCCGAGCCCGCGCCCGCGTTCCTTGGCGCGGTCGCGGGCCCGTTTGTCTTCGATGTTGCAGATCGCCAGCCACAGCAGCTTGACCACCGCCGCGTCGTTGGGGAAGTGGCCGCGGTTTTTGATGATCTTGCGCAGTTGGTAGTTCAGCGACTCGATGGCGTTGGTGGTGTAGATGACCCGGCGCAGCATCGGCGGGAACGCCAAGAAGGGAGTGAACCGCTCCCACGCGTCCTCGAAGACCCGCACCGTGTTCGGGTTGGCTTGACCGAGATCGGAGGCCGCGAACGCGTCCAACGCCGCCCTAGCGGCCTCGGCGTCGGGCGCCTGATACACCGTTTTGAGTGCGGCCGCGACGGCCTTTCGCTGGGTGTAGGACACGAAACGCATCGCTGCGCGGATCAAGTGCACCACACAGGTCTGCACCAACGAGTCTGGCCAGGTCGCCTCGATCGCCTCGGGGAATCCGGTCAGTCCGTCGCAGCACACGATCAGGACGTCGGCGACACCACGATTGGCCAACTCGGCGCACACCCCGGCCCAGAACTTCGCGCCCTCGGTGGCCTGAATCCAGATCCCCAGAACGTGTTTCACGCCCTCCATATCGACGCCAACGGCGATGTGGGCGGCCTTGTTACGCACATGGGCACCGTCACGGACCTTGACCACGATCGCGTCGAGATAGATCACCGGGTAGAACGATTCGAGCGGGCGACGCTGCCAGGCCAGCACCTCCTCGAGGACCTCGTCGGTGATCTTGGAGATCGTCTCGCGACTGATCTCGGTCCCGATCGTCGATGCGAGGTGATGCTCGATATCGCGCACCGTCATCCCGCCGGCATACAGCGAGACGATCATGTCGTCGAGCCCCCCAACTCGGCGCGAGCCCTTGGGCACCAGCGTGGGGGTGAACGTGGCGTCGCGATCACGCGGGATCGCCAGTTCGACATCGCCGACGCTGGTGGCCACCGTCTTCGCCGACGAGCCGTTGCGTGAGTTCGGGAACAACGCAGCCTCGGGATCGCCCTTGTCGTAACCGAGGTGATCGCTGAGCTCGGCCTGCAACCCCCGTTCCAGGCCCGCCTTGATCAGCTGCTGGATCAATCCATCCTTACCCTCGAGAGTGACCTCGCCAGCGTCGATCATCGCGTACAGCTCATCAAGAGCGCCCGAGGCCTCCAGGGCTTCTACACCCGCTCGCTGCTCACGCCGACGTTCTTCACGCTCAAGCTTCTTATCCACCACGGTCATCAGTGTGTCTCGGCTTTCAAATCGGGAGCACCACTACCTCACACAAACCATCTGACACGCTCGGTCCGCCGCCCGTTGGGCACGTTCGGCCGGATCGGGGACCACACCATTTTTTACGGCCGCGCGATCGCCGGCACCCCGCACGCGACGATCCATTTCCGCAAGGAGATCATCCGGTTGATCGCCGAGATCTCGATGGGGGCGGGCACGTTGGCGATGATCGGCGGCACCGTCGTCATCGTCGGCTTCCTCACCCTCGCCGCCGGTGGCACCCTGGCCGTGCAGGGCTATAGCAGCCTGGGCAATATCGGGATCGAAGCACTGACCGGCTTCCTGGCCGCCTTCATCAACGTCCGCATCAGTGCTCCGGTGGTGGCCGGTATCGGTTTGGCCGCCACCTTCGGCGCCGGCGTCACCGCCCAACTCGGCGCCATGCGGATCAACGAAGAAATCGACGCCCTGGAATCCATGGGCATCCCCCCCGTCGAATATTTGGTCAGTACCCGCATCGTGGCCGGCATGGTCGCCATCACCCCGCTGTACTCCATCGCCGTCATCCTGTCCTTTGTGGCCTCCCAGTTCACCACCGTGGTGCTCTTCGGCCAATCCGGCGGACTCTACGACCACTACTTCAACACCTTCCTCAACCCCATCGACCTCCTCTGGAGCTTCCTACAAGCCGTGCTGATGGCCATCACGATCCTGCTGATCCACACCTACTTCGGCTACTTCGCCACCGGCGGACCCTCCGGCGTCGGCGTCGCCGTCGGCAACGCCGTACGCACCTCCCTCATCGTGGTCGTCTCCGTCACCCTGCTCGTATCCCTAGCCATCTACGGCTCCAACGGCAACTTCAACCTGTCCGGATAGGGAGATGACGTGACACGCAATCTCGGTCCGGGTCCCTCCGACCGATCCGAAACCAAGACCCACGCCGTGCGCTACTACGCGAGACCACTTGCCGGCGGCCTGACGGTTCTGACCGTCGTGGTGATCGTCGCGGTCGCCGCTGGATTGTTTCGTGGCGACTTCACCAAAACCGTTCCGGTGACGGTGATCTCCGACCGCGCGGGCCTGGTGATGAACCCCGACGCGCGGGTCAAACTTCACGGTGCCCAAGTCGGCACGGTGGCCTCCATCGACTCGCTGCCCGATGGCAAGGCCGCCCTGCATCTGGCAATCGATCCGGCCAAGGTTCGCATCATCCCCGCCAACGTCAACGCCGACATCACCTCATCGACGGTCTTCGGGGCGAAATTCGTCGAGCTACGCACGCCCGCAAACCCCTCCGCCGAGCGTGTGCAATCGGGACAGGTCATCGACGGTAAACACGTCACCGTCGAGATCAACACCGTCTTCGAGCAGTTGGTCTCGGTGCTGTCCGAGATCGATCCCGTCAAGATCAACCAGACGCTGGGAGCGATCGCCAAATCGCTGAGTGGACGCGGCGACAAGTTCGGCCAGACCCTGGTTGATCTCGATGAGGCACTGGCCAAGATCAACCCCAGCCTGGACACGATCAATCACGAGATCGCCACCGCCCCAGAGGTATTCGACGCCTACGCGGACG from the Mycolicibacterium crocinum genome contains:
- a CDS encoding DMT family transporter, with the protein product MTTSTATRTRSWIFYAGLLVLFWGVWGAFSALPSSRYGYPDEMIYSIWALTMIIPAAFILRGQKWDRRPAATIYGLLIGLTGAGGQLILFQALTMGPAYLIFPIISISPAITVLMAMVLLRERLSPLAAVGLVMALAAIVLFTITGGESEGSSGPWLLLSILICVAWGVQAYFMRKTATIGVNEATTFGWMTISGLILIPVALLSLGGIPTDFPWQAPALTAITQVLNAVGALFLVMALARGKASIVAPTTNALAPALTVIISLIAYQTLPSPYGAIGIVLALVGSTLMVYADEKRGESLTEAVH
- a CDS encoding N-acetylglucosamine kinase; translation: MARYLGVDGGGSKTALALIDDTGRVIARATAPTSYYFNDGFEIVEKSLAQGVTDICTQAAITPAEIDAAFFGLPGYGEASGDIEALDAVPAGVLGHRRYSCDNDMVCGWAGSLAGEDGINVISGTGSMTYGEREGVGHRVGGWGELFGDEGSAYWIAEQGLNAFSRMSDGRLAKGPLHKLMKERLQVVGDLDVVSLVIDTWKGNRSKIAALATTVCEAAETGDEASARILSAAVDELVILIETTRTLVGFTDQETVPVSYSGGMFSSEGFRAQFVAAVKGASASYDLRNPRLDPAIGGALYAAKHSGHPLSPDAVQHLSDTNPTR
- a CDS encoding SIS domain-containing protein, translating into MTHSTPAQEDGGATILEIGQQPDVWREVARRQEPVAAALLRDVTRRPDVRIILTGAGSSAFIGDMAAAALRRHLGRRVEAIATTSIVANPLDYLEPHTPTLMVSFGRSGNSPESLATTELADDLVDEIWHLVLTCDGDGALAKAHTGRTNSRVVCMPERTNDTGFAMTSSLTSMLLTCLRLLGPATTGHGEVLATAAEHVASMQSDIAALANTKKKRLVYLGSGALEGLAQESALKMLELTAGEVDTYFDSPLGFRHGPKSVLDGDTLVVVYAATDPYTHRYDLDIIAEIRGQLDDDAVVVVSTEPLPDGFGQAIVLPGLDGLDDALVALPYLVFAQYLALFTALEHGKTPDNPFPSGEVSRVVKGVTIYPLTESGR
- a CDS encoding D-tagatose-bisphosphate aldolase, class II, non-catalytic subunit, with protein sequence MLQMSGHRTSWLADTIGRHKSGESVGVYSVCSAHPTVVEAAIHQSAADGTHVLIEATSNQVDQFGGYTGLRPADFRDLVLAIADRCGFPRDRVVLGGDHLGLNRWQGESASAAMEKAETLIAAYVEAGYAKIHLDCSMSCAGDPKVLDDTTVAERTARLLAVAERAALRSGTDLPLYVIGTEVPVPGGAHETLGVLTPTPPDRARRTIDAHRTAFEQSGLDHVWPRVMALVVQPAVEFDHLQVIDYQHSATAQLRRVLDDEQHLVFEAHSTDYQRPAQLRELVEDHWAVLKVGPGLTFAMREALFALAHIEDQLIPGPSRSDLIDVVERRMLANPGYWQGYYDGDPHTQQTARRYSYSDRLRYYWADEEVDAARRALLDNLDRVGIPLPLVSQFLPYQYDRIRAGELELTANALVIDRIRDAMRPYAQACFPKANLTGDHR
- a CDS encoding DeoR/GlpR family DNA-binding transcription regulator, with protein sequence MSTKRTDRMREVLSLLRGRGEVDSEVLRAALRVSAATLRRDLSELEEQGLLVRTHGGARALDPSGSEIPVRLRDHRTIAIKRRIAQHAAALVPPGPQAVALTGGVTTSEVARSLKGRPQMTIVTNSLTIAADCAVDAHMKVIVTGGLVRANSLEAVGPMSEHAFQVINVGTAILGADGMSAEVGPTTFDEAEARTAMAMAANAQQVVVAVDGSKIGKVTLAKMVTLTEIDHLVTDSTADPEQLDRIAAAGVRVHVVEVGGD
- a CDS encoding class II fructose-bisphosphate aldolase, with the protein product MPLARTADLVAAAYQARSGVLACNVITLEHAEAIVAGAESVGRPVILQLSENAVKFHYGKVVPIAAAATAVAAGAAVDVAVHLDHVEDEELLHASAGTGASSVMFDASTLDYAANVAATKAAAEWAHRADLFLEAELGEVGGKDGAHAPGVRTDPGEAADFVAATGVDALAVAVGSSHAMSQRSASLDFDLIRRLRASVSVPLVLHGSSGVSDSDLRKAVEAGITKINVGTLLNVRFTAAVRDHLAADPTVNDPRRYLSPARDAMAEAVATLITAING
- a CDS encoding MlaE family ABC transporter permease — translated: MTNRTSDRWSPGIALTGVSGPMQAIGGLFAMSADAVRFVFRKPFQWREFLEQSWFVARVSLAPTLLVAIPFTVLVSFTLNILLRELGAADLSGAGAAFGAVTQVGPLVTVLIVAGAGATAMCADLGSRTIREEIDAMEVLGINPVQRLVTPRMLASGLVALLLNSLVVIIGILGGYVFSVFVQDVNPGAFAAGITLLTGVPEVIISCVKAALFGLIAGLVACYRGLTITGGGAKAVGNAVNETVVYAFMALFVVNVVVTAIGIRMSAR
- a CDS encoding IS256 family transposase, yielding MTVVDKKLEREERRREQRAGVEALEASGALDELYAMIDAGEVTLEGKDGLIQQLIKAGLERGLQAELSDHLGYDKGDPEAALFPNSRNGSSAKTVATSVGDVELAIPRDRDATFTPTLVPKGSRRVGGLDDMIVSLYAGGMTVRDIEHHLASTIGTEISRETISKITDEVLEEVLAWQRRPLESFYPVIYLDAIVVKVRDGAHVRNKAAHIAVGVDMEGVKHVLGIWIQATEGAKFWAGVCAELANRGVADVLIVCCDGLTGFPEAIEATWPDSLVQTCVVHLIRAAMRFVSYTQRKAVAAALKTVYQAPDAEAARAALDAFAASDLGQANPNTVRVFEDAWERFTPFLAFPPMLRRVIYTTNAIESLNYQLRKIIKNRGHFPNDAAVVKLLWLAICNIEDKRARDRAKERGRGLGTKRTAEARLVEGQITTNWKQALAQLALAYPERINPYL
- a CDS encoding MlaE family ABC transporter permease → MTRSVRRPLGTFGRIGDHTIFYGRAIAGTPHATIHFRKEIIRLIAEISMGAGTLAMIGGTVVIVGFLTLAAGGTLAVQGYSSLGNIGIEALTGFLAAFINVRISAPVVAGIGLAATFGAGVTAQLGAMRINEEIDALESMGIPPVEYLVSTRIVAGMVAITPLYSIAVILSFVASQFTTVVLFGQSGGLYDHYFNTFLNPIDLLWSFLQAVLMAITILLIHTYFGYFATGGPSGVGVAVGNAVRTSLIVVVSVTLLVSLAIYGSNGNFNLSG
- a CDS encoding MCE family protein; this translates as MTRNLGPGPSDRSETKTHAVRYYARPLAGGLTVLTVVVIVAVAAGLFRGDFTKTVPVTVISDRAGLVMNPDARVKLHGAQVGTVASIDSLPDGKAALHLAIDPAKVRIIPANVNADITSSTVFGAKFVELRTPANPSAERVQSGQVIDGKHVTVEINTVFEQLVSVLSEIDPVKINQTLGAIAKSLSGRGDKFGQTLVDLDEALAKINPSLDTINHEIATAPEVFDAYADVAPDLVKTVSSATKISDTIVDQEENLDTLLISAIGLADIGTEVLTENRQQLTDLVHLLVPTLDLTSSYNAAITCGLQGMIPLATGPGTAQPGVMLLDSFFLGRERYRYPANLPKVAAKGGPQCADLPAVGFEQRPPYVVTDIGANQAQYGNQGILLNSDGLKQALFGPIDGPPRNSTQIGMPG